A genomic window from Scomber scombrus chromosome 18, fScoSco1.1, whole genome shotgun sequence includes:
- the LOC133999271 gene encoding germ cell-specific gene 1-like protein, translated as MRLERGRRASLAITLNFVAFAFALSAVTTSYWCEGTRKVVKPFCTGPPLKAKQIFCIRFNSSNINDSRLVQYIFETGEEKFLLKKFHTGIFFSCEEAADMNGFDCRDFSEIAPEHERGVLWLCIVAESLYLTLLFAGGILMTLEQCPCFSVMNKLKLSAFAAMCTALSGLCGMVAHMMFTTIFQLAVAMGPEDWRPKTWDYSWSYALAWGSFGTCMGSAVTALNRYTKTIIEFKYKRRNIEKNLLVKQKMIELNIPEQMWDMYLTAAPAYTEAPPELPVNGNKPSTGTTTYEVETDSAPEQHGENHTDMDTAITHLLNKVLQRPGNTERVTLFEVIIPFNTNEKLLLRDELAVLQIQLSHIQRIPEDLSFKVYIKGGNGAWCNDLVRL; from the exons ATGAGGCTAGAGCGCGGACGGCGGGCTTCTCTGGCAATCACCCTTAACTTTGTGGCATTCGCTTTTGCCTTATCAGCGGTCACCACCAGCTACTGGTGTGAGGGGACCAGGAAGGTGGTCAAGCCCTTCTGCACAGGACCGCCGCTGAAGGCGAAGCAGATCTTCTGCATCCGCTTCAACAGCTCAAACATCAACGACAGCCGATTGGTGCAGTACATCTTTGAGACTGGCGAGGAGAAGTTTCTACTGAAGAAGTTCCACACGGgcatatttttttcctgtgagGAGGCCGCTGACATGAACG GGTTTGACTGTCGAGACTTCTCAGAGATTGCACCTGAACATGAAAGAG GAGTCCTGTGGTTGTGTATAGTGGCGGAGAGTTTGTACCTCACCTTGCTCTTCGCAGGCGGGATTCTGATGACCCTGGAGCAGTGTCCCTGCTTTAGTGTCATGAACAAACTGAAGCTCAGTGCCTTCGCTGCCATGTGCACAGCCCTGTCAG GCCTTTGTGGGATGGTGGCCCACATGATGTTCACCACCATTTTCCAGCTGGCTGTAGCTATGGGGCCAGAAGATTGGAGGCCTAAGACCTGGGACTACAGCTGGTCTTATGC CTTAGCTTGGGGCTCCTTCGGTACCTGCATGGGCTCGGCCGTGACAGCGCTGAACAGGTACACAAAGACAATCATAGAGTTTAAATACAAACGGCGGAACATCGAGAAGAACCTGTTGGTCAAGCAGAAGATGATAGAGCTGAATATCCCCGAGCAGATGTGGGACATGTACCTGACGGCTGCGCCCGCTTACACTGAGGCCCCGCCAGAACTGCCAGTCAATGGCAATAAACCATCCACAGGCACAACAACATATGAGGTCGAAACGGACAGTGCACCAGAACAACATGGAGAG AATCACACAGACATGGACACAGCCATCACTCACCTGCTCAACAAGGTGCTGCAAAGGCCAGGAAACACGGAGAGAGTCACACTCTTTGAAGTCATCATACCTTTCAACACTAATGAGAAGCTCCTGCTGAGAGACGAGCTTGCAG ttcTTCAGATCCAACTCAGTCACATCCAGAGAATCCCAGAGGATTTGTCTTTTAAGGTATACATTAAAGGAGGCAACGGGGCCTGGTGCAATGACCTAGTAAGGCTGTAG
- the LOC133999272 gene encoding protein NATD1-like, translating to MAFKIFSRLTALTWRVKSYPTALTALSSSCRLTVDHDRQNQRFSVSPDSGAGADECAVLRYKFTGEKEVDLMSTYVPESFRGQGIAAQLSQAALNFLVEENLKAHVSCWYIKKYIEENPHKGFKDVIIPQVN from the exons ATGGCgtttaaaatattttccagACTCACTGCGTTGACTTGGAGAGTGAAATCCTACCCGACCGCTTTGACTGCACTGAGCTCCAGCTGCAGGTTGACGGTGGATCATGACCGACAGAACCAGCGGTTCAGTGTCTCTCCGGACAGCGGGGCTG GCGCCGATGAATGTGCGGTGCTGCGGTACAAATTCACAGGGGAGAAGGAGGTGGACCTAATGTCAACATATGTGCCAGAGTCGTTCAGGGGCCAGGGTATTGCGGCGCAGCTGTCACAG GCCGCTCTGAACTTCCTGGTTGAAGAAAACCTCAAGGCTCATGTCTCTTGTTGGTACATCAAGAAATACATTGAGGAAAATCCACATAAAGGTTTCAAAGATGTCATCATACCTCAAGTCAACTAG
- the dhrs7ca gene encoding dehydrogenase/reductase SDR family member 7C-B, translating to MDPLWTILLVPFVVVLTAGFFYLYGFIVGLLSKTSVRNKVVVLSDALSGLGRECASVFHKGGARLILCGKSWEKLEELADNLANASDPTVTFPPKLVLLDFGDMDSMPEAIDEILECYGCLDILIFNSSMKVKAPAQSLSLEMDKLLMDNNYFGPVTLAKGVLPSMISRRTGHLLLVNSIQGKLAVPFRATYAASKHAVQAFFDCVRAEVEEYGISVSTINHTFISKCAAGAAPSKSIWSLLYTKKPLGVSPDEAATEIVKTLNNKRKEVVIAPSLPKVAIYARSFFPNVFFAVMAAGVNNAAVADKM from the exons ATGGACCCACTATGGACAATCCTCTTGGTGCCCTTCGTAGTCGTGCTGACAGCTGGATTTTTCTACCTCTATGGCTTCATTGTCGGCCTGTTGTCCAAAACATCAGTACGCAATAAGGTGGTGGTTTTAAGTGATGCTTTATCCGGGCTTGGAAGAG AATGTGCGAGTGTGTTTCACAAAGGAGGAGCGAGGCTGATCCTCTGTGGGAAAAGCTGGGAGAAACTTGAAGAACTTGCCGATAATTTGGCCAATGCTTCAGATCCCACTGTA aCGTTTCCTCCTAAACTGGTGCTGCTGGATTTTGGAGATATGGACAGCATGCCTGAGGCGATCGATGAGATCCTGGAGTGTTACGGCTGCTTGGATATTCTCATCTTTAACAGCAGTATGAAAGTCAAAGCACCTGCACAGAGTCTTTCTTTGGAGATGGACAAGCTACTAATGGACAACAACTACTTCGGACCAGTCACGCTGGCTAAAG gTGTGCTGCCCTCCATGATCTCTAGGCGGACTGGTCACCTGCTTCTGGTCAACAGCATTCAAGGAAAACTTGCTGTGCCCTTCCGCGCTACAT atgcAGCCTCTAAACATGCAGTTCAGGCTTTCTTTGACTGTGTGAGGGCTGAAGTGGAGGAGTACGGCATCTCCGTCAGCACCATAAACCACACCTTCATCAGCAAATGTGCAGCAGGGGCAGCTCCGTCCAAATCCATCTGGTCAT TGTTGTACACTAAGAAGCCGCTCGGCGTTTCTCCTGATGAAGCAGCCACTGAGATTGTGAAGACTTTAAACAACAAGAGGAAAGAGGTGGTAATTGCTCCCTCGCTCCCCAAGGTTGCCATCTATGCCAGGTCCTTCTTCCCTAATGTGTTCTTCGCTGTGATGGCTGCAGGAGTGAACAACGCTGCTGTCGCTGACAAGATGTAg